The Micromonospora sp. Llam0 genome includes a window with the following:
- the orn gene encoding oligoribonuclease, with protein sequence MADLLVWIDCEMTGLDLGGDALIEVAALVTDSDLNVLGDGVDLVIHADEETLAGMPDVVREMHARSGLTEEVRRSAVTLAEAEDRVLEYVTSFVREPKTAPLCGNSIATDRGFIARDMPRLDSYLHYRMIDVSSIKELCRRWYPRVYFGQPAKGLSHRALADIRESIRELEYYRRSIFVPLPGPDVDAAKAIAAGL encoded by the coding sequence GTGGCGGATCTTCTTGTCTGGATCGACTGTGAGATGACCGGGCTCGACCTCGGCGGGGACGCGTTGATAGAGGTGGCCGCCCTGGTCACCGACTCGGACCTCAACGTGCTCGGTGACGGCGTCGACCTGGTGATCCACGCCGACGAGGAGACGCTGGCCGGGATGCCGGACGTGGTGCGGGAGATGCACGCCAGGTCCGGGCTGACCGAGGAGGTGCGGCGCTCGGCGGTCACCCTCGCCGAGGCGGAGGACCGGGTGTTGGAGTACGTGACCAGCTTCGTGCGGGAGCCGAAGACCGCGCCGCTGTGCGGCAACTCGATCGCCACCGATCGGGGGTTCATCGCCCGCGACATGCCACGCCTCGACTCCTACCTGCACTACCGCATGATCGACGTCTCGTCGATCAAGGAGTTGTGCCGCCGGTGGTACCCCCGGGTCTATTTCGGCCAGCCGGCCAAGGGGCTGTCGCACCGGGCCCTGGCGGACATCCGGGAGAGCATCCGGGAGCTGGAGTACTACCGGCGGTCGATCTTCGTGCCGTTGCCCGGACCGGACGTCGACGCGGCCAAAGCGATCGCCGCCGGCCTCTGA
- a CDS encoding Ig-like domain-containing protein, which translates to MHKVRRGWSVAVTLAVIAPAALAGCGSDKTPRFVDGQVATASPTPSPEPFEFAIAPKADAKNLPISTEIGTTVSGGEVTSVTLVEDGGGEVSGSMRHDGTAWVPDKPLKNQKQYTATVVATSSTGEEETKTTSFSTMGKSGSQTGTGLYLFDGRTYGVAMPVVVEFFPGIPEQERASVQKRMFVKTDPPQPGTWYWVANGTQAFYRAPDFWQAGTTVTTRIALDGHPTGDGRYGDMDRGATAKIGDKVTVEVDNATKQLSMFKNDELVKQMPVSLGKPSTPSSSGTMVVMDKQEQTVFDTFAELGPEEGYRTDISFAQRITWGGEFIHAAPWSVGDQGVRNVSHGCVNLSMDNAKWLFNQTKVGDPITVKGTERELADGNGWTAWNLTWDEFVKGSALPVPADLQPAGAASPAPTTPAPVPTATSG; encoded by the coding sequence ATGCACAAGGTCAGGAGGGGTTGGTCGGTCGCGGTGACACTGGCAGTCATCGCACCGGCGGCACTGGCAGGGTGTGGATCGGACAAGACGCCACGATTCGTCGACGGCCAGGTGGCCACGGCGAGTCCGACACCTTCGCCGGAGCCGTTCGAGTTCGCCATCGCGCCGAAGGCCGACGCGAAGAACCTGCCGATCAGTACGGAGATCGGCACCACGGTCAGCGGCGGGGAGGTCACCTCGGTGACCCTCGTCGAGGACGGTGGCGGCGAGGTCAGCGGCAGTATGCGGCACGACGGCACCGCCTGGGTGCCGGACAAACCACTCAAGAATCAGAAGCAGTACACGGCGACCGTCGTCGCGACCAGCAGCACCGGGGAGGAGGAGACGAAGACCACGTCGTTCAGCACGATGGGCAAGTCCGGGTCGCAGACCGGAACCGGCCTCTACCTGTTCGACGGACGGACGTACGGAGTCGCGATGCCGGTGGTGGTCGAGTTCTTCCCCGGCATCCCGGAGCAGGAGCGGGCCAGCGTCCAGAAGCGGATGTTCGTCAAGACCGACCCGCCGCAGCCGGGCACCTGGTACTGGGTGGCCAACGGCACCCAGGCCTTCTACCGGGCTCCGGACTTCTGGCAGGCCGGCACGACGGTGACCACCCGGATCGCGCTGGACGGTCACCCGACCGGTGACGGCCGGTACGGGGACATGGACCGGGGCGCCACCGCGAAGATCGGTGACAAGGTGACCGTGGAGGTCGACAACGCCACCAAGCAGCTGTCGATGTTCAAGAACGACGAGCTGGTCAAGCAGATGCCGGTCAGTCTCGGCAAGCCGAGTACGCCGTCGTCGAGCGGCACCATGGTGGTGATGGACAAGCAGGAACAGACCGTTTTCGACACTTTCGCCGAGTTGGGCCCGGAGGAGGGCTACCGGACGGACATCTCGTTCGCCCAGCGGATCACCTGGGGTGGCGAGTTCATCCACGCCGCCCCGTGGTCGGTGGGCGACCAGGGGGTACGCAACGTGTCACACGGTTGCGTCAACCTGTCGATGGACAACGCCAAGTGGCTGTTCAACCAGACCAAGGTCGGTGATCCGATCACGGTCAAGGGCACCGAGCGGGAGTTGGCGGACGGCAATGGCTGGACGGCCTGGAACCTCACCTGGGACGAGTTCGTCAAAGGTAGTGCGTTGCCGGTGCCGGCCGATCTGCAGCCGGCAGGGGCCGCTTCACCGGCGCCGACGACGCCGGCTCCGGTACCGACAGCGACGTCAGGGTGA
- a CDS encoding HAD family phosphatase, whose amino-acid sequence MSPGSAASPELVIFDCDGVLVDSEPIVARVLTEWMRHLGVRITYEECAREFVGLAQEVAAQRIADRLDGEVPTGWFDGLTAAVDAALRAQVRPVPGVAQVLERLKVPFCVASNGRPAKVDLTLSASGLARYFDGRIFTASQVARGKPAPDLFLLAASRMGVQPERCVVVEDSEAGVAAGLAAGMRVLRYASDGSRTGSTEVFHSMDGLPRCLGR is encoded by the coding sequence GTGAGCCCTGGATCCGCTGCGTCGCCTGAGCTTGTCATCTTCGACTGCGACGGGGTGCTGGTTGACAGCGAGCCGATCGTTGCTCGGGTGCTCACCGAGTGGATGCGACACCTCGGGGTTCGGATCACCTATGAGGAGTGCGCTCGGGAGTTCGTGGGGCTGGCGCAGGAGGTGGCGGCGCAGCGAATCGCCGACCGTCTCGATGGCGAGGTGCCAACGGGCTGGTTCGACGGGCTCACCGCTGCGGTTGACGCCGCGTTGCGGGCCCAGGTTCGGCCGGTGCCGGGCGTCGCGCAGGTGCTCGAACGGCTCAAGGTCCCATTCTGCGTGGCGTCGAACGGCCGGCCAGCCAAGGTCGACTTGACGCTGAGCGCGAGTGGCCTGGCGAGATACTTCGACGGGCGGATCTTTACTGCCTCGCAGGTCGCCCGAGGCAAGCCGGCCCCTGATCTGTTTCTGCTGGCGGCGTCCCGGATGGGCGTACAGCCTGAACGGTGCGTGGTGGTCGAGGACAGCGAGGCCGGCGTTGCAGCCGGCCTGGCTGCAGGGATGCGGGTTCTGCGGTACGCCTCGGACGGATCCCGGACGGGCTCCACCGAGGTATTCCACAGCATGGATGGCCTACCGCGTTGCTTGGGCCGGTGA
- a CDS encoding glycosyltransferase family 87 protein → MPADTLPDGPAPRPVDDRSRTPRRVAVVVALGAAVVAALIWYGNRHDFYDLKIYLSAMRWWADGNPLYDYVQPDIVQGQLYFTYPPFTALLLRPFAAVGAGTAAAVFTVGTLLAVVVTTVWLVTPIARRRGLPRWWLAGLVVPLVVLIEPTRETIFLGQINMLLVVLILADLLFAVPKRSRWAGVGIGLATAIKLFPGIFIVYLLVTRRWRAALVSCLAAAAATLLAAAVAPAESWRFWFTELWSTERVGRSDYTGNQSLQGLLARLAAPAEPDRLVWLVLVTVAAGYGLWRAARAVRAGDELAGLTLTGLVAALIAPITWPHHVYWFVPALVVLLDAALPDRPPFGVAPDPPAARSGVRAAGPAASVVLAALAALAAVIFAALVVGVVSLIDWGHAKVPTEDPATFVLRNLYVLAAALLLVSLPIRRRPTSTPGG, encoded by the coding sequence GTGCCCGCCGACACCCTCCCGGACGGCCCCGCGCCGCGCCCCGTCGACGACAGATCCCGCACGCCGCGCCGGGTCGCGGTCGTCGTCGCGCTCGGCGCCGCCGTGGTCGCCGCCCTGATCTGGTACGGCAACCGGCACGACTTCTACGACCTGAAGATCTACCTCAGCGCGATGCGCTGGTGGGCCGACGGCAACCCGCTCTACGACTACGTTCAGCCCGACATCGTGCAGGGCCAGCTCTACTTCACCTATCCCCCGTTCACCGCGCTGCTGCTGCGCCCGTTCGCGGCGGTGGGCGCCGGGACCGCCGCCGCCGTTTTCACCGTCGGCACGCTGCTGGCGGTGGTGGTCACCACGGTCTGGCTGGTCACGCCGATCGCCCGCCGACGCGGCCTGCCGCGCTGGTGGCTGGCCGGTCTGGTGGTACCGCTGGTGGTGCTGATCGAGCCGACCCGGGAGACGATCTTCCTTGGGCAGATCAACATGCTGCTGGTCGTGCTGATTCTGGCCGACCTGCTGTTCGCCGTACCGAAGCGGTCCCGCTGGGCCGGCGTCGGCATCGGCCTGGCGACGGCGATCAAGCTGTTCCCGGGGATCTTCATCGTCTACCTGCTGGTCACCCGCCGGTGGCGGGCGGCGTTGGTGTCCTGCCTGGCGGCGGCGGCCGCCACCCTGCTCGCCGCCGCGGTCGCCCCGGCCGAGTCGTGGCGGTTCTGGTTCACCGAGCTGTGGAGCACCGAGCGGGTGGGGCGCAGCGACTACACCGGCAACCAGTCGCTGCAGGGGCTGCTCGCCCGGCTGGCCGCTCCGGCCGAGCCGGACCGGCTGGTCTGGCTGGTGCTGGTGACCGTCGCCGCCGGCTACGGGCTGTGGCGCGCGGCCCGGGCGGTACGGGCCGGTGACGAGCTGGCCGGGCTGACCCTGACCGGCCTGGTGGCCGCGCTGATCGCACCGATCACCTGGCCGCACCACGTCTACTGGTTCGTCCCGGCGCTGGTCGTGCTCCTCGACGCGGCGCTGCCGGACCGGCCGCCGTTCGGCGTTGCACCGGACCCGCCGGCGGCCCGGAGCGGAGTCCGGGCCGCCGGACCGGCGGCGTCGGTAGTGTTGGCGGCGTTGGCGGCGTTGGCGGCGGTCATCTTCGCGGCGCTGGTCGTCGGCGTGGTGTCACTGATCGACTGGGGGCACGCGAAGGTGCCGACCGAGGATCCGGCCACCTTCGTGCTGCGCAACCTGTATGTGCTGGCGGCCGCGCTGCTGCTGGTCAGTCTGCCGATCCGCCGCCGCCCGACGTCGACTCCGGGCGGGTAG
- a CDS encoding Ig-like domain-containing protein: MRVSRFQVKPRAGRARPPVPRVVTAVALAAALALTGACTRAGDAPTWQGGTGAEPSPQAQATITEPAADATDVPASTAITFTTADAAQTTVELTDADGNPVPGEVDAEGTVFLPDGQLEYDAAYTATVTVTGDDGETTTASHNFRTMAQPGNQVRVSSFLGDGNVVGVAMPLILRFSRDIPQDYRDDVQRRLSVETEPAQEGIWYWVSPTEVQFRPREFWQAGTQLFYKAQTGGLPMGDGWYGRNDLTVDAEVGAALVMTADNASKTMVVTKDGETIKEIPISLGKPKTPSSSGTMIVMEKLKETVFDTYEELGPEEGYRTDIEYAQRLTWGGEFIHAAPWSVADQGVRNVSHGCINMSMDNAKWLFNQTRVGDPVTVKGTEVQLANGNGWTVWNLSWDELVEGSALPYEPPTTEPESTESTPGGAAGGSGTSSDPQA, translated from the coding sequence ATGCGAGTCAGCCGCTTTCAGGTAAAGCCGCGCGCCGGGCGGGCGCGACCGCCCGTACCGCGGGTTGTCACGGCCGTCGCGCTCGCCGCCGCGCTCGCCCTCACCGGCGCCTGCACTCGCGCCGGTGACGCTCCCACCTGGCAGGGCGGTACGGGGGCCGAGCCAAGCCCACAGGCCCAGGCGACGATCACCGAGCCGGCCGCCGACGCCACCGACGTGCCCGCGTCGACGGCGATCACGTTCACCACCGCCGACGCGGCGCAGACAACGGTGGAGTTGACCGACGCCGACGGCAACCCGGTGCCGGGCGAGGTCGACGCCGAAGGCACCGTCTTCCTGCCGGACGGGCAGTTGGAGTACGACGCCGCGTACACGGCGACGGTGACGGTGACCGGCGACGACGGCGAGACCACCACGGCCAGCCACAACTTCCGGACGATGGCCCAGCCGGGCAATCAGGTACGGGTGTCCAGCTTCCTGGGCGACGGCAACGTGGTGGGTGTCGCGATGCCGCTGATCCTGCGGTTCAGCCGGGACATCCCGCAGGACTACCGCGACGACGTGCAGCGACGCCTGAGCGTCGAGACCGAGCCCGCCCAGGAGGGCATCTGGTACTGGGTGAGCCCCACCGAGGTCCAGTTCCGGCCACGCGAGTTCTGGCAGGCCGGCACCCAGCTGTTCTACAAGGCGCAGACCGGTGGCCTGCCGATGGGCGACGGCTGGTACGGCCGCAACGACCTGACCGTGGACGCCGAGGTCGGTGCGGCGCTGGTGATGACGGCGGACAACGCCAGCAAGACGATGGTGGTCACCAAGGACGGCGAGACGATCAAGGAGATCCCGATCAGTCTCGGCAAGCCGAAGACGCCCTCCTCCAGCGGCACCATGATCGTGATGGAGAAGCTGAAGGAGACCGTCTTCGACACGTACGAGGAGCTGGGTCCGGAGGAGGGCTACCGGACGGACATCGAGTACGCCCAGCGGCTGACCTGGGGTGGCGAGTTCATCCACGCCGCCCCGTGGTCGGTGGCCGACCAGGGGGTACGCAACGTGTCACACGGCTGCATCAACATGTCGATGGACAACGCCAAGTGGTTGTTCAACCAGACCAGGGTCGGTGACCCGGTCACGGTCAAGGGCACCGAGGTGCAGCTCGCCAACGGCAACGGTTGGACCGTGTGGAACCTCAGCTGGGACGAGCTCGTCGAAGGCAGCGCCCTGCCGTACGAGCCGCCGACGACCGAGCCGGAGTCGACGGAGTCGACGCCGGGCGGTGCCGCCGGCGGGTCCGGGACCAGCTCGGACCCGCAGGCCTGA